Proteins from one Aureimonas sp. SA4125 genomic window:
- a CDS encoding IS256 family transposase, producing the protein MTEDRLPLAELLAKAGDGDFLRTIAESVMQLLMEADVEGMIGAGRHERTLERATYRNGYRDRSFDTRLGSLQLRIPKLRQGSYFPPFLEPRKLSEKALVAVIQEAWISGVSTRRVDDLVQAMGLSGIGKSTVSKLCKDIDDRVGGFLDRPLTGDWPYLWLDATYLKQREGGRIVSVAAIIAVAVNTDGKREIVGLHIGPSEAETFWSTFLKSLVRRGLSGVKLVISDAHEGLKAAIRRVFSASWQRCRVHWMRNALSYVPKAQQSMAAAALRQAFIQPDRAGAAQALRHVADQLRGKCPKLGSFIDDSETDVLAHLDFPGQHRTRIHSTNSLERLNKEVKRRADVVGIFPNEGSIIRLIGAVLLEANDEWQTQNRYMQTEPMAELMSNSTKPETVRISTAAA; encoded by the coding sequence ATGACCGAGGACAGATTACCGCTTGCCGAGCTTCTGGCAAAAGCCGGAGACGGCGATTTCCTGAGGACGATAGCCGAGAGCGTGATGCAGCTTCTCATGGAGGCCGACGTGGAGGGCATGATCGGCGCCGGGCGCCATGAACGCACCCTGGAACGGGCGACCTATCGCAACGGCTACCGGGACCGCTCGTTCGATACCCGGCTTGGCTCCTTGCAGCTTCGCATCCCCAAGCTTCGACAAGGCAGCTACTTTCCGCCGTTCCTGGAACCGAGAAAGCTCTCGGAGAAGGCGCTTGTCGCGGTCATCCAGGAGGCCTGGATCAGCGGCGTGTCCACGCGTCGCGTCGACGATCTGGTGCAGGCCATGGGACTGTCGGGGATCGGCAAGAGCACGGTGTCGAAGCTGTGCAAAGATATCGACGACCGCGTCGGCGGCTTTCTCGATCGCCCGCTCACCGGCGACTGGCCCTATCTCTGGCTCGACGCGACCTACCTGAAGCAGCGCGAAGGCGGCCGTATCGTCTCGGTGGCGGCAATAATCGCTGTCGCCGTCAACACCGACGGCAAGCGCGAGATCGTCGGCCTTCACATCGGGCCCTCGGAAGCGGAGACCTTCTGGTCGACCTTCCTCAAGAGCCTCGTGCGCCGCGGCCTTTCCGGCGTGAAGCTCGTGATATCGGATGCCCATGAAGGGCTGAAGGCCGCCATCCGCCGGGTGTTCAGCGCCTCCTGGCAGCGCTGCCGCGTCCACTGGATGCGCAACGCCCTGTCCTATGTCCCGAAGGCGCAGCAAAGCATGGCGGCTGCGGCCCTGCGCCAGGCCTTCATCCAACCCGATCGCGCCGGCGCGGCCCAGGCGCTGCGCCACGTCGCCGACCAGCTCCGGGGAAAGTGTCCCAAGCTCGGCAGCTTCATCGACGACAGCGAGACCGACGTGCTGGCGCATCTGGACTTTCCCGGTCAGCATCGGACCCGGATCCATTCGACCAATTCCCTGGAGCGCCTGAACAAGGAGGTGAAGCGGCGCGCCGATGTCGTCGGCATCTTCCCGAACGAGGGCTCCATCATCCGCCTCATCGGCGCCGTCCTCCTCGAGGCCAACGACGAATGGCAGACGCAAAACCGCTACATGCAGACCGAACCCATGGCCGAACTCATGTCCAACAGCACCAAGCCCGAAACCGTACGTATTTCCACCGCAGCCGCCTGA
- a CDS encoding class I SAM-dependent methyltransferase → MIGFGHVRYLSERGYLGPHSRLLDIGSQNLLNLSREDVQWFVYKHGGAIMPEAAEQLASAASIQPGKATLYLSELMVHTDITYGSYDVCPGIETTIFDLNTDAVPEKEKGTFDVVLNIGTTEHVLHQFNAFKVIHEAAKVGGIIMHQVPEAGYTGHGYFAYRPQFFRDLAEANGYEILDIWHNNSGYDVLSEEVDFRDPYRPGVPASGAETHPLTVVNYNLNVVMRKTADKTFRCGLELATSHAAVDPAVAGRYAQAGVGREGRAPHAAEKGFMSRLANAFRRWRR, encoded by the coding sequence ATGATCGGATTTGGGCATGTCCGCTACCTGTCGGAGCGGGGGTATTTGGGGCCTCACAGTCGGCTCCTCGACATCGGGTCACAAAATCTCCTGAACCTTTCACGCGAAGACGTGCAGTGGTTCGTCTACAAGCATGGTGGAGCAATTATGCCCGAGGCGGCGGAACAATTGGCGTCGGCGGCCTCCATCCAGCCGGGGAAGGCGACGCTCTACCTCTCCGAACTCATGGTCCATACCGACATCACGTACGGCTCGTACGATGTGTGTCCGGGGATCGAAACGACGATTTTCGACCTGAACACGGACGCCGTTCCCGAAAAGGAAAAGGGTACCTTCGACGTCGTTCTGAATATCGGAACGACGGAGCATGTTCTGCACCAGTTCAACGCGTTCAAAGTGATTCACGAAGCGGCGAAAGTCGGTGGCATCATCATGCACCAGGTGCCGGAGGCCGGTTACACCGGTCACGGTTATTTCGCCTACCGCCCCCAGTTCTTTCGCGATCTGGCCGAGGCGAACGGATACGAGATCCTCGACATCTGGCACAACAACTCAGGATACGATGTCCTCTCCGAGGAGGTCGATTTCCGCGATCCTTACCGGCCAGGGGTGCCGGCCAGCGGTGCGGAGACCCACCCGCTGACGGTCGTCAACTACAACCTGAACGTTGTCATGAGAAAGACTGCGGACAAAACGTTTCGATGTGGGCTGGAACTGGCGACGTCGCATGCTGCCGTCGATCCCGCCGTTGCAGGCCGCTATGCACAGGCCGGCGTCGGCAGGGAAGGCAGGGCCCCACATGCGGCGGAGAAGGGATTCATGTCGCGCTTGGCCAATGCCTTCCGTCGCTGGCGTAGGTAA
- a CDS encoding sulfotransferase family 2 domain-containing protein — protein sequence MAELKAERDRYEAEAALWRMRVNSEMRVPPPLQSRQVAFLHIMKCGGTSIQRALTSMMPGVPLRNLDETKYDAMTSENLANYGLLMGHFSYDHVRKFRRPFLLTFLREPMDRVVSMYEFLRALPDLPGNSAPVELAHRLSLADWVASEEPDCIRFSRDTQAYSLASDWRAPRVMPVRELADLALSHLDGFDFVGFLDTIQADTARLAAIFGAAAPVLAHEKKAASRPGVAELDAKTRELIERYNQADMIVYQEALRQFGGGRGTMPSTTLPPAVRSPSPLPDAVIAAENLARHAEVAEVRADLQRRVTEYERVVAAVVSENNLVKAELGRLQRQIQAELESAGSISGTKAELHQRATDAEAVVESIRTENHALRAELGRLQAQIAVGMASDGPPPSSEPVIDQRAEQAEEMATALRGENAALNAELRQLRERQIHVGGMPVQTLANRYRSLSGVPASQRSRQIAFLHIGKSAGTSVHHLLKSAMPEVPFFNGMPHDFDATPREAFEDYGLILGHFCAVHLEKLRKPLFLMTFLRDPIDRVLSSYYYLREAAAVDDPNSATMMAKSLSLSDFLQCDMPSVSMFTIDHQCHALGSDYRAPRDPDRRVIVDAALRHLATFDFIGFVETFDRDIARLGRVLDFTFEGQEMHRNRTMDRLDRSVIEPDVIKRIEQLNAGDIELYNAAQKMAAAHTP from the coding sequence GTGGCCGAACTGAAGGCCGAGCGCGACCGCTATGAGGCCGAGGCCGCTCTCTGGCGCATGCGTGTGAACAGCGAGATGCGCGTTCCGCCTCCCCTGCAGTCGCGGCAGGTGGCGTTCCTTCACATCATGAAGTGCGGCGGGACAAGTATTCAGCGGGCGCTGACGTCGATGATGCCGGGCGTTCCGCTTCGCAATCTCGACGAGACGAAATACGACGCGATGACGTCGGAGAATTTGGCGAACTATGGCCTCTTGATGGGGCATTTCTCCTACGACCACGTTCGAAAATTTCGCCGGCCGTTTCTGCTGACCTTTCTGCGCGAACCGATGGACCGTGTCGTATCCATGTACGAGTTCCTGCGCGCCCTGCCGGACCTCCCGGGCAATTCGGCGCCGGTGGAACTGGCGCATCGGCTATCTCTGGCAGACTGGGTCGCCAGTGAAGAGCCCGACTGCATTCGCTTCTCGCGGGATACGCAGGCCTACTCCCTTGCCAGCGACTGGCGTGCGCCGCGGGTCATGCCAGTCCGCGAACTCGCCGATCTCGCCCTGTCACATCTCGACGGCTTCGACTTCGTCGGCTTCCTCGATACAATCCAGGCCGATACCGCGCGTCTGGCAGCCATATTCGGTGCGGCTGCGCCCGTCCTTGCCCATGAAAAGAAGGCCGCGTCACGTCCCGGCGTCGCGGAGCTGGATGCAAAAACGCGCGAGCTGATCGAGCGCTACAATCAGGCCGACATGATCGTCTACCAGGAAGCACTGAGGCAGTTTGGTGGCGGCCGCGGGACGATGCCGTCTACTACGCTTCCCCCCGCCGTCCGCAGCCCGAGCCCCCTGCCCGACGCGGTAATCGCAGCCGAAAACCTAGCTCGGCATGCCGAAGTCGCCGAAGTGCGTGCAGACTTGCAGCGGAGAGTGACGGAATACGAGCGTGTCGTCGCCGCGGTAGTGTCCGAAAATAACTTGGTGAAAGCGGAACTCGGCCGGCTGCAGCGGCAAATCCAAGCGGAACTGGAAAGTGCCGGATCGATCTCCGGAACCAAGGCAGAGCTGCACCAGCGCGCCACCGATGCCGAAGCCGTCGTCGAGAGCATCCGCACGGAGAACCATGCTCTCCGTGCCGAGCTCGGTCGGCTTCAGGCCCAGATCGCCGTTGGCATGGCATCGGACGGCCCGCCGCCGTCGTCGGAACCCGTTATCGACCAGCGGGCGGAGCAGGCGGAAGAGATGGCAACGGCGCTGCGGGGCGAAAACGCTGCGCTGAATGCCGAGCTACGGCAATTGCGCGAGCGCCAGATCCATGTCGGCGGAATGCCGGTGCAGACACTGGCCAACCGATATCGGTCATTGTCGGGCGTGCCGGCCTCTCAGCGCTCGCGCCAGATAGCATTCCTGCACATCGGCAAGAGCGCTGGCACGAGCGTGCACCACCTCCTGAAATCCGCCATGCCGGAGGTGCCGTTTTTCAACGGTATGCCGCACGATTTCGACGCCACGCCGCGCGAGGCATTCGAGGATTATGGGCTCATACTCGGGCACTTCTGCGCAGTTCATCTAGAAAAACTGCGGAAACCCCTTTTCCTGATGACATTCCTGCGTGATCCAATCGATCGCGTACTTTCCTCGTATTACTATCTGCGTGAGGCCGCCGCTGTCGACGATCCGAACAGCGCAACCATGATGGCGAAAAGCCTGTCGCTCTCGGATTTTTTGCAGTGCGATATGCCCTCCGTCTCGATGTTCACCATCGATCACCAGTGTCACGCACTAGGATCGGATTATCGCGCGCCTCGTGACCCCGACCGGCGAGTGATCGTCGACGCAGCCTTGCGCCACCTCGCCACGTTCGATTTCATCGGCTTCGTCGAAACATTCGATCGCGACATCGCCCGGCTTGGACGGGTTCTCGACTTCACTTTCGAGGGTCAGGAAATGCACCGCAACCGCACCATGGATAGGCTCGACCGTTCGGTGATCGAGCCGGACGTGATCAAGCGAATCGAACAACTCAATGCCGGAGACATCGAACTCTATAACGCCGCGCAGAAAATGGCGGCTGCGCACACGCCTTGA
- a CDS encoding TylF/MycF/NovP-related O-methyltransferase codes for MNLLKRLVRRSVESRGFDIVPQRRVRDLLDKETAYTALLSVPPAVAEPVAQPAHAAVPSEPVVEEVAPVVAPPPISPVAAEPAAPEPEPEYDHQAASAHYQKELGLADMDEAFPPIYTRCRSYSMTSPDRMYSLFKAVEYIEKAGIPGDIVECGVWRGGSMMVAAEALQLFGGERTIHLFDTYEGLPEPSAEDVDIWGHDAKKWWETKKVSEEASDWARAHLDEVKENMRRTGYPEERLRYVKGMVETTIPQHAPEQISILRLDTDWYASTVHEMEHLFPRLVPNGILIIDDYGHFKGAKQAIDEYLQAHNVPIMLMRVDYTGRIAIKTHG; via the coding sequence ATGAACCTCCTGAAACGTCTGGTGCGCCGCTCGGTCGAAAGCCGAGGCTTCGATATCGTGCCGCAGCGGCGAGTGCGCGACCTCCTCGACAAGGAGACGGCATATACGGCGCTCCTCTCTGTTCCCCCGGCCGTTGCCGAGCCAGTGGCTCAGCCAGCGCACGCCGCAGTGCCCAGCGAGCCCGTTGTCGAGGAGGTGGCTCCTGTCGTGGCGCCTCCGCCCATCTCTCCGGTAGCGGCGGAACCGGCAGCGCCTGAACCAGAGCCGGAATATGACCATCAGGCAGCCAGCGCGCATTATCAGAAGGAACTTGGCCTCGCCGACATGGATGAGGCCTTTCCGCCGATCTATACGCGGTGCCGTTCCTATTCGATGACCTCGCCCGATCGCATGTACAGCCTTTTCAAGGCCGTCGAGTACATCGAAAAGGCCGGTATTCCGGGAGACATCGTCGAATGCGGCGTCTGGCGGGGCGGCAGCATGATGGTTGCGGCAGAAGCTTTACAGCTGTTTGGCGGCGAGCGGACGATCCACCTGTTCGATACTTATGAGGGTCTCCCCGAGCCGTCGGCAGAGGACGTCGATATTTGGGGACACGACGCCAAGAAGTGGTGGGAGACAAAGAAGGTTTCCGAGGAGGCCAGCGACTGGGCCCGCGCGCATCTTGACGAGGTCAAGGAAAACATGCGGCGGACCGGCTATCCGGAGGAACGCCTGCGCTATGTGAAGGGAATGGTGGAGACGACCATCCCTCAGCATGCACCCGAGCAGATTTCGATCCTGAGGCTAGACACCGATTGGTACGCGTCGACGGTCCACGAGATGGAGCATCTCTTTCCGCGACTGGTCCCCAACGGGATCCTGATCATCGACGATTATGGACATTTCAAGGGCGCCAAGCAGGCAATCGACGAATATCTTCAGGCGCACAACGTGCCGATTATGTTGATGCGTGTCGACTATACTGGTCGCATTGCCATCAAGACCCACGGCTAG
- a CDS encoding TylF/MycF/NovP-related O-methyltransferase, whose amino-acid sequence MAILLIQSRWCMYFPATRADNSKALQIEIKMLKYLRKRLHASVDARIASAQGAFVVQQEAALARRLASYAPLTAMSGWNGTGDPFAFHTQAAINAMSEGIAAIYGYDVDGAIAEFGTMTGRTATGIARAIASCDSTLAYAVSAYKHAPRKLYLFDSFIGLPASEKDSVDAQSPHVKDNVWSPGSCHGVSPDELRRMVGAHLAADRFEIVSGWFSDTVPALPGDLRFALLHVDSDLYSSAMDVLDGLFSRGMVQKGALIYFDDWNCNRADPQFGERRAWRDCVERYGIEYSDDGTYGIFARRFVVHNYRGSPE is encoded by the coding sequence GTGGCAATCTTGCTCATCCAGAGTCGATGGTGCATGTATTTCCCAGCGACGCGCGCTGACAACTCTAAAGCCCTGCAGATCGAAATTAAAATGCTGAAATATTTGCGTAAACGCCTTCACGCCTCGGTAGATGCCAGGATCGCGAGTGCGCAGGGAGCGTTCGTGGTTCAGCAGGAAGCTGCGCTCGCGCGCCGGCTCGCAAGTTACGCCCCGCTTACGGCCATGAGCGGTTGGAACGGGACCGGCGATCCTTTCGCGTTTCATACACAGGCAGCGATCAACGCGATGTCCGAGGGCATTGCCGCCATTTATGGCTACGACGTGGATGGCGCCATCGCCGAGTTCGGCACCATGACCGGACGCACCGCGACGGGGATCGCGCGCGCTATCGCATCATGCGACTCGACGCTCGCCTACGCGGTGTCGGCGTATAAGCACGCGCCGCGAAAGCTCTATCTCTTCGATAGTTTCATTGGCCTTCCCGCGTCCGAAAAGGACAGCGTCGACGCGCAGTCGCCGCATGTCAAAGACAATGTCTGGTCGCCCGGTTCCTGCCACGGCGTTTCCCCGGACGAACTGAGGCGCATGGTCGGAGCACATCTTGCGGCCGATCGGTTCGAGATCGTTTCCGGGTGGTTTTCAGATACGGTTCCGGCGTTGCCGGGTGACCTGCGCTTTGCGCTGCTTCACGTCGACAGCGATCTCTACAGTTCCGCGATGGACGTCCTCGACGGGTTGTTCTCTCGCGGAATGGTTCAGAAGGGCGCGCTCATCTATTTCGACGACTGGAATTGCAACCGCGCGGACCCGCAGTTCGGTGAGCGACGCGCCTGGCGCGATTGTGTCGAACGGTATGGGATCGAGTATTCCGACGACGGGACCTATGGCATTTTCGCCCGACGCTTTGTCGTCCACAATTATCGCGGGAGCCCCGAATGA
- a CDS encoding class I SAM-dependent methyltransferase produces MQNDATTKEPQYELLFRVKEKHGITRLGLMVNESWNQDPKRTLFTLSRYKFVSRMLQGRKNVLEVGCADAFGTRIVQQATEKVTAVDFDPLFIADVNERMDPHWQFEARIHDMLEGGPVPGDFDAVYALDVLEHMQPSQEDLFLKNLVGSITAEGVAVVGMPSLESQTYASPQSKAGHVNCKTGLDLKSTMERYFHSVFIFSMNDEVVHTGFYPMAHYILALCAHPKTGA; encoded by the coding sequence ATGCAGAATGACGCAACGACCAAGGAACCGCAGTATGAACTGTTGTTCCGTGTCAAGGAGAAGCATGGGATCACGCGACTTGGCCTGATGGTCAACGAGTCCTGGAACCAGGATCCGAAGAGAACTCTGTTCACGCTCTCGCGGTATAAGTTTGTCTCGCGGATGCTTCAGGGGCGAAAGAATGTCCTCGAAGTTGGGTGCGCCGATGCCTTCGGCACGCGTATCGTTCAGCAAGCGACGGAAAAGGTTACCGCTGTCGACTTCGACCCGCTGTTTATTGCCGACGTAAATGAAAGAATGGATCCGCACTGGCAGTTTGAAGCCCGCATCCATGACATGCTGGAAGGCGGTCCCGTTCCCGGAGACTTCGACGCGGTCTATGCGCTTGATGTCCTTGAGCACATGCAGCCAAGCCAGGAAGATCTTTTCTTAAAGAACCTCGTCGGCTCCATCACCGCCGAAGGCGTCGCCGTGGTCGGCATGCCGTCGCTCGAGTCACAGACCTACGCCTCGCCACAGAGCAAGGCCGGCCATGTCAACTGCAAGACGGGCCTTGACCTCAAGTCGACTATGGAACGCTACTTCCACTCGGTGTTCATTTTTTCGATGAATGACGAGGTAGTCCATACCGGGTTCTATCCGATGGCCCATTACATACTGGCGCTTTGTGCGCACCCGAAGACCGGAGCCTAG
- a CDS encoding sugar nucleotide-binding protein, whose protein sequence is MKSALVVGGSGYLGRRLLHTLGGRGVGTYAGSAFSGGIGFRAESSRLADIEDVLPTDLRHVFFLYGAINPELCAREPAATRKINVDSNVALMSECFARGLVPVFMSTDYVYDGTKGDRTEDEVRSPTTEYGRQKSEVEAWLETRSEPWLICRSSKIVSGDRNIHSVLGQWLEDMEAGRTMRCAVDQIITPGHVDDIAAVMVALADLGSTGIYHVAGPTSLSRYDLAALLVDALARADGPIAAKLERAHLGDFPFLEARPLDTSLSTRKLQAAPVSPLRSMAQVCGEIALAESRRGSI, encoded by the coding sequence ATGAAATCAGCTTTGGTCGTCGGCGGGTCGGGCTATCTTGGCCGCCGGCTCCTGCACACTCTCGGCGGACGCGGCGTCGGCACCTATGCCGGCTCCGCCTTCTCCGGCGGCATCGGCTTTCGCGCCGAAAGCAGCCGCCTCGCCGACATCGAGGATGTCCTTCCGACAGACCTCAGGCATGTCTTCTTTCTCTATGGGGCAATCAACCCGGAATTGTGCGCCCGCGAGCCGGCCGCGACACGCAAGATCAACGTCGACAGCAATGTGGCGCTTATGTCGGAATGCTTTGCCCGCGGCCTTGTGCCAGTCTTCATGTCGACGGACTACGTCTACGACGGCACGAAGGGGGACCGGACGGAAGATGAAGTCCGCTCTCCCACGACGGAATATGGACGCCAAAAGAGCGAGGTGGAAGCCTGGCTCGAAACCCGCAGCGAGCCATGGCTAATCTGCCGGTCATCCAAAATCGTCAGCGGCGATCGGAATATCCATAGCGTGCTCGGCCAGTGGCTCGAGGACATGGAGGCCGGGCGCACCATGCGCTGCGCCGTCGATCAGATCATCACGCCGGGACATGTCGACGACATAGCCGCAGTCATGGTCGCGCTGGCCGATCTCGGCAGCACCGGTATCTACCATGTGGCTGGGCCGACCTCGTTGAGCCGCTACGATCTGGCGGCCCTTCTCGTCGACGCGCTCGCACGAGCGGACGGACCGATAGCTGCGAAGCTGGAGCGCGCTCACCTCGGCGACTTCCCCTTCCTCGAGGCGCGCCCCCTGGACACATCGCTGTCGACCCGCAAACTGCAGGCCGCGCCTGTCTCTCCCCTTCGGAGCATGGCTCAGGTCTGTGGCGAGATAGCCTTGGCCGAGAGCCGGCGCGGGAGCATCTAG
- a CDS encoding ISL3 family transposase, producing the protein MSCRLPLSSLIPPGLAVDHQESADGILIVTASARVQVAMCPSCDRPSRRVHSRYHRHLADLPLAGRAVQLRLVTRRFRCDGLGCRRKIFAERFGVTAPERSRRTGRMEAIVHHLGLALGGRPGAAFAKRLMIPVSNDTLIRVVRRRTRKRLDPLAAVGVDDWAFRRNHRYGTIVCDLERRRIVKLLPDREIATVTAWLTNHPTIPVVSRDRGGGYREAAARALPNATQVADRWHLMENASANFLDAVAKSMKPIRAVLRASVVDPKLLTSAERLQYEGYLRREETNATVAELASTGTSIKEIVRRTGRSRKLVRLIVRGERTDVFRARQGSLDPHLPFLDAQWEAGCRNGAELWRRLRALGFGGSTRVVCEWTTRRRRSDRMTTAELRKPPSARTIARLMTLKRDHLTKAETLTIAVIEKGAPALAEARALIDRFQSIVRRKAEADLDPWLRDAEPRLITSFVRGIRKDLAAVRAAITEPWSSGQTEGHVNRLKLVKRQMYGRAKIDLLEARLLGAP; encoded by the coding sequence ATGTCATGTCGCCTGCCGCTTTCATCCCTCATCCCGCCCGGGCTTGCCGTAGATCATCAGGAGTCGGCGGACGGCATCTTGATCGTAACGGCATCGGCGCGTGTGCAGGTCGCGATGTGCCCCTCTTGCGACCGTCCCTCCCGCCGCGTCCATAGCCGATATCACCGCCATTTGGCTGACCTGCCTCTGGCCGGTCGAGCCGTCCAGCTCCGACTGGTGACGCGACGCTTCCGATGCGACGGCCTTGGTTGCCGCAGGAAGATCTTCGCCGAGCGTTTCGGGGTGACGGCTCCGGAACGGTCGCGTCGCACCGGACGCATGGAGGCCATCGTCCATCATCTCGGCCTCGCCCTCGGAGGGAGACCGGGCGCCGCCTTTGCCAAACGCCTGATGATCCCTGTCAGCAACGATACGCTGATTCGCGTCGTTCGGCGCCGGACCCGTAAACGTCTCGATCCTCTGGCCGCCGTCGGCGTCGATGACTGGGCTTTTCGGCGCAACCACCGCTACGGCACGATCGTCTGCGATCTGGAGCGTCGCCGGATCGTCAAGCTGCTGCCCGATCGCGAGATCGCAACCGTTACCGCTTGGCTGACAAACCATCCGACCATTCCGGTCGTCTCCCGCGATCGAGGCGGCGGCTACAGGGAAGCGGCGGCACGGGCGTTGCCCAATGCCACCCAGGTCGCCGACCGATGGCACTTGATGGAGAACGCCAGCGCTAACTTCCTCGACGCCGTAGCGAAGTCGATGAAGCCGATCCGTGCCGTTCTACGGGCGAGCGTCGTTGATCCCAAGCTCCTGACGTCAGCCGAACGGCTTCAGTACGAGGGCTATCTCCGCCGCGAGGAGACGAACGCGACCGTTGCGGAGCTTGCCTCCACCGGCACCTCCATCAAGGAGATTGTCCGCAGAACGGGTCGAAGTCGCAAACTCGTGCGCCTGATCGTGCGGGGCGAGCGCACGGACGTCTTCCGCGCTCGCCAGGGTTCGCTCGACCCGCATCTGCCGTTCCTCGACGCGCAATGGGAAGCGGGCTGCCGCAACGGAGCTGAGCTCTGGCGTCGCCTTCGTGCCCTCGGCTTCGGCGGCTCGACCCGTGTGGTCTGCGAATGGACGACACGCCGTCGGCGTTCGGACCGCATGACGACCGCCGAGCTTCGCAAGCCGCCTTCGGCCCGAACCATCGCCCGCCTGATGACGCTGAAGCGCGATCATCTCACAAAGGCCGAGACGCTGACTATCGCGGTGATCGAGAAAGGGGCACCGGCATTGGCCGAGGCCCGGGCTCTAATCGACCGCTTCCAGTCGATCGTCCGGCGCAAGGCGGAGGCCGATCTCGACCCTTGGCTTCGTGACGCAGAACCGCGCCTCATCACGTCCTTCGTCCGCGGCATCAGGAAAGATCTTGCCGCCGTACGCGCCGCTATCACCGAGCCCTGGTCGAGCGGCCAGACCGAAGGGCACGTCAACAGGCTTAAGCTCGTCAAACGCCAAATGTACGGGCGAGCCAAGATCGACCTCCTCGAAGCCCGACTGCTCGGCGCGCCATGA
- a CDS encoding M23 family metallopeptidase yields the protein MQSRPPQVMAHLPTMRPDGRLLAAAAMAIVATAGIASAQAVPRDFGLPVSCDFGVDCFVQQLPDMDPGPSIIDPFCGPSSYDGHDGIDIRVRSLEDVQRGVAVLAARDGRVHARRDGEEDVLIRNDGDRGRIAGRECGNGIVLSHADGAESQYCHLKRGSVLVGTGDAVAAGQKIGEIGYSGLAEFPHVHFSVRFRGRKYDPVSGRPLDAGCTGKGALSSGLFKPEAAGMLPVDLTAVLGMGLTGQPLDHDSLAVNGPLPGLSLDADATLAWGWFINLRKGDVIRGHLLAPDGAVFFEGENAPLDRNKATYSWYAGRRQPPSPGLWKIKMSILRDGAEVLSESRIVDVQ from the coding sequence GTGCAATCCCGCCCGCCGCAGGTCATGGCGCATCTGCCGACCATGAGGCCGGATGGACGGCTCTTGGCAGCAGCGGCGATGGCCATCGTTGCGACGGCCGGCATCGCCTCGGCCCAAGCCGTTCCTCGTGACTTCGGCCTGCCGGTGTCCTGCGACTTCGGCGTTGACTGTTTCGTTCAGCAACTCCCCGACATGGACCCGGGTCCGTCGATCATCGATCCCTTCTGCGGTCCGTCATCGTACGATGGGCATGATGGCATCGACATCCGCGTCCGAAGCCTTGAGGACGTGCAGCGCGGGGTCGCCGTCTTGGCGGCCCGTGACGGCAGGGTCCATGCGCGGCGGGATGGCGAAGAGGATGTGCTGATTAGAAATGACGGCGATCGAGGCCGTATTGCAGGCCGGGAGTGCGGAAACGGGATCGTCCTGTCCCACGCCGATGGCGCCGAGAGCCAGTACTGCCATTTGAAGCGTGGCAGTGTGCTGGTCGGCACCGGTGATGCTGTTGCCGCAGGACAAAAGATCGGGGAAATTGGCTATTCCGGCCTCGCCGAATTTCCCCACGTACATTTTTCCGTTCGGTTTCGGGGGCGCAAGTACGATCCCGTAAGTGGTCGCCCCCTGGATGCAGGGTGTACAGGCAAGGGAGCGCTGTCCTCGGGGCTGTTCAAGCCTGAAGCCGCCGGGATGCTTCCGGTCGACTTGACGGCCGTGCTCGGAATGGGGCTGACAGGACAGCCCCTCGATCACGATTCCTTGGCCGTCAATGGACCGCTTCCCGGACTCAGTCTGGACGCGGACGCGACGCTCGCATGGGGATGGTTTATCAATCTTCGCAAGGGAGACGTTATCCGCGGCCACCTGCTGGCGCCGGACGGTGCGGTCTTTTTCGAAGGCGAAAACGCGCCGCTCGACCGCAACAAGGCGACGTATTCCTGGTACGCTGGCCGCCGGCAGCCGCCGTCCCCCGGGCTTTGGAAAATAAAAATGAGCATCTTGAGGGACGGCGCCGAGGTCCTTAGCGAATCAAGGATAGTTGATGTTCAATAG